In Pyxidicoccus xibeiensis, the following proteins share a genomic window:
- a CDS encoding Rdx family protein: protein MADPKVSITYCNSUGYKPRAARAAAVLKDELDLEAELKPGPSGIYEVAVDGKVVIKKQTLAFPTEQEIVDAVAKVVGR from the coding sequence ATGGCCGACCCGAAGGTGTCGATTACGTACTGCAACTCCTGAGGCTACAAGCCTCGGGCCGCCCGTGCGGCGGCCGTACTGAAGGACGAACTGGACCTGGAAGCGGAGCTGAAGCCGGGACCTTCGGGCATCTACGAGGTCGCCGTCGACGGCAAGGTGGTCATCAAGAAGCAGACGCTGGCGTTCCCCACCGAGCAGGAAATCGTGGACGCCGTGGCGAAGGTCGTCGGGAGGTAG
- a CDS encoding pyridoxal phosphate-dependent decarboxylase family protein — protein MTDFRERVTAAYDAETFRREGQRLVDTLAGYLAQTARAEGPVLPWAAPAVNVDRFAASFPEEPTGDFADLIAQVLSGSNHLHHPRYVGHQVTAPVPLAALCDAVSSLLNNGMAVYEMGPVSTAMERNVLRWMAARLGLPGSTDGVLTSGGSLGNLTALLAARQAKAGYDAWNEGAHAGPPLTVLVPKTAHYCVARAARIMGWGEGGVTPVAVDDRFRLRPESLDAAYKTATLAGRKVIAVVASAGSTATGAFDPLERVADFCEQRGLWFHVDGAHGASAVLSPTHRHLVRGIDRADSVVWDAHKGLLMPALVTAVLFRDGARSFEAFAQEASYLFHGDGERPWSDVALRTMECTKEMMALKVYACLAVLGTRLFSDAVTESYEQGRRFAQRLSAAGDFEVAVPPDCNIVCFRHTPKHVPPGEWDALQARLRERLVTRGDFYLVQTKLPRGVYLRVTLINPLTTDADLDALMEALRTAARR, from the coding sequence ATGACGGACTTCCGAGAGCGCGTCACCGCCGCCTACGACGCGGAGACGTTCCGCCGCGAGGGCCAGCGGCTGGTGGACACCCTGGCGGGCTACCTCGCGCAGACGGCCCGCGCGGAGGGGCCGGTGCTGCCGTGGGCGGCGCCGGCGGTGAACGTGGACCGGTTCGCCGCGTCCTTCCCGGAGGAGCCCACGGGCGACTTCGCGGACCTCATCGCCCAGGTGCTGTCCGGCTCCAACCACCTGCACCACCCGCGCTACGTGGGCCACCAGGTGACGGCGCCCGTGCCGCTGGCCGCCCTGTGCGACGCGGTGTCCTCGCTGCTCAACAACGGCATGGCCGTGTACGAGATGGGGCCTGTCTCCACCGCCATGGAGCGCAACGTGCTGCGGTGGATGGCCGCGCGCCTGGGCCTGCCGGGGAGCACCGACGGGGTGCTCACCTCCGGCGGCTCGCTGGGCAACCTCACCGCGCTGCTCGCCGCGCGGCAGGCCAAGGCGGGCTACGACGCGTGGAACGAGGGTGCCCACGCGGGCCCGCCCCTCACCGTGCTGGTGCCGAAGACGGCGCACTACTGCGTCGCCCGCGCCGCGCGCATCATGGGCTGGGGCGAGGGCGGCGTGACGCCCGTCGCCGTGGATGACCGCTTCCGGCTGCGCCCCGAGTCCCTGGACGCCGCGTACAAGACGGCCACCCTCGCCGGGCGCAAGGTGATTGCCGTGGTGGCCAGCGCGGGCTCCACCGCCACCGGCGCCTTCGACCCGCTGGAGCGCGTGGCCGACTTCTGCGAGCAGCGCGGGCTCTGGTTCCACGTGGACGGCGCGCATGGCGCGTCCGCCGTGCTCAGCCCCACGCACCGGCACCTGGTGCGGGGCATCGACCGGGCGGACTCGGTGGTGTGGGACGCGCACAAGGGCCTGCTGATGCCGGCGCTGGTGACGGCCGTCCTCTTCCGCGACGGCGCGCGCTCCTTCGAGGCCTTCGCGCAGGAGGCCAGCTACCTGTTCCACGGTGACGGCGAGCGCCCCTGGAGCGACGTGGCCCTGCGCACCATGGAGTGCACCAAGGAGATGATGGCGCTCAAGGTGTACGCGTGCCTCGCGGTGCTGGGCACGCGCCTGTTCTCGGACGCGGTGACGGAGTCTTACGAGCAGGGGCGCCGCTTCGCCCAGCGCCTGTCCGCGGCCGGGGACTTCGAGGTGGCGGTGCCTCCGGACTGCAACATCGTCTGCTTCCGCCACACGCCGAAGCACGTGCCACCCGGGGAGTGGGACGCCCTGCAGGCGCGCCTGCGCGAGCGGCTGGTGACTCGCGGGGACTTCTACCTGGTGCAGACGAAGCTGCCCAGGGGCGTGTACCTGCGCGTCACCCTCATCAACCCGCTCACCACCGATGCCGACCTGGACGCGCTGATGGAGGCGCTCAGGACGGCGGCGCGGCGGTGA
- a CDS encoding HAD family hydrolase: protein MYAFFDVDGTLLSFKSMFSFQEFFYRWEGQAAGEARWKDFRERFAAWAREGRDRLFLNREFYRSFLGRSTQAVRAAAEEWFSHERRRPGLLIAPTLQALRAHQARGQVPVFVSGSLMEILAPVARELGVEHCLATRLEVHQGRYTGALEGGQVIGQGKAEALHAFLARQSASAAECFAYGDDLTDVPMLEAVGHPVAVIGDTRLAEHARRHRWRMLTVEAEPGAAACAS, encoded by the coding sequence ATGTATGCCTTCTTCGATGTGGATGGGACGCTGCTGTCCTTCAAGAGCATGTTCAGCTTCCAGGAGTTCTTCTACCGCTGGGAGGGGCAGGCGGCAGGCGAGGCGCGGTGGAAGGACTTCCGCGAACGGTTCGCCGCCTGGGCGCGCGAGGGCAGGGACCGGCTGTTCCTGAACCGCGAGTTCTACCGCTCCTTCCTGGGGCGAAGCACCCAGGCCGTGCGCGCGGCGGCGGAGGAGTGGTTCTCCCACGAGCGGCGACGGCCGGGCCTGCTGATTGCGCCCACGCTCCAGGCGCTGCGGGCGCACCAGGCCCGGGGCCAGGTGCCCGTGTTCGTCTCCGGCTCGCTGATGGAGATTCTCGCGCCCGTCGCGCGGGAGCTGGGGGTGGAGCACTGCCTGGCCACGCGCCTGGAGGTCCACCAGGGGCGCTACACCGGCGCGCTCGAGGGAGGACAGGTGATTGGCCAGGGAAAGGCAGAGGCCCTCCACGCGTTCCTCGCCCGCCAGTCGGCGAGCGCCGCGGAGTGCTTCGCCTATGGGGATGACCTCACGGACGTGCCGATGCTCGAGGCCGTGGGCCATCCGGTGGCGGTCATCGGAGATACCCGGCTCGCCGAGCACGCCCGGCGCCACCGGTGGCGCATGCTCACCGTGGAAGCGGAGCCCGGGGCCGCCGCGTGCGCGTCGTGA
- a CDS encoding AfsA-related hotdog domain-containing protein gives MSPNVLHVVGERFTGFASENPEVITLPELERLLQEQGLPGDTTLIVGQGIPDERLRRLQAHLERLPERMRATLVADPRALSRAEARLVHKRSEHNIMITAPEQVVEGERYVSSLVLDERCAEMSDHQTGQHIQGMVLMEAARQMILAVTERYFLRDSGQRPSYFVLNQLEATYHSFGFPLGMDVEYHGVRRKESKGGSLTCEAKVCFVQGGELLTEVTIRFAVYDAAFLSSREAKKARQALARATPLMRKAG, from the coding sequence ATGTCACCGAATGTGCTGCATGTCGTCGGAGAGCGTTTCACGGGCTTCGCCAGCGAGAACCCCGAGGTCATCACCCTGCCGGAGCTGGAGCGGCTCCTCCAGGAGCAGGGGCTCCCGGGCGACACCACCCTCATCGTCGGCCAGGGCATTCCGGACGAGCGGCTGCGGCGGCTGCAGGCGCACCTCGAGCGCCTGCCGGAGCGGATGCGCGCGACGCTCGTAGCGGACCCGCGCGCCCTGTCGCGAGCCGAAGCGCGGCTGGTGCACAAGCGCTCCGAGCACAACATCATGATTACCGCGCCGGAGCAGGTGGTGGAGGGGGAGCGCTACGTCTCCAGCCTCGTGCTGGACGAGCGGTGCGCGGAGATGAGCGACCACCAGACGGGCCAGCACATCCAGGGCATGGTGCTGATGGAGGCGGCCCGGCAGATGATTCTCGCCGTCACGGAGCGCTACTTCCTGCGCGACTCGGGCCAGCGCCCGAGCTACTTCGTGCTCAACCAGCTGGAGGCCACCTACCACTCCTTCGGGTTCCCGCTGGGCATGGACGTCGAGTACCACGGGGTGCGCCGCAAGGAGAGCAAGGGCGGCTCGCTCACGTGCGAGGCGAAGGTCTGCTTCGTCCAGGGCGGCGAGCTGCTCACCGAGGTGACGATTCGCTTCGCGGTGTACGACGCGGCGTTCCTGAGCAGCCGGGAGGCGAAGAAGGCGCGCCAGGCCCTCGCCCGGGCCACGCCACTCATGCGCAAGGCGGGATGA
- a CDS encoding phthiocerol/phthiodiolone dimycocerosyl transferase family protein — protein MNRSLGAAEHLLWRLSQTRPVNAVLCASLTGPLSTEWLRDALDAIQRRHALLAVRIRTDGEGRPYFDSEAVAPIPLRCLPRRDEAHWVYEVEEALTRPFAPEEGPLLRATLLQGVEAHELLLTFDHAIGDGMSAALLLRDLLRELSQPGTCQGLPPPVACEELLPPGLGRPPRAHLRVLPDGAPSVAAVPGSAVRLLTRDLSAEDTARLVEVSRHERTSVHGALCAAFLLALVDEAGSRDAVGLRVMSPVNLREHLSPPVTEAFVPCFARQLTRHRLSSTSPFWEVARDVKQQLQRDTGGHGKFAHLLEVKDFLATAPDAPGLQAFVKDVMGSELTVTNLGRWGHAEQYGALRLRRLHVTVSGLAPLIVGVTTVGGRLSLCSRFLESALPVQRALRIQWGAWERLQSALQLTSTQRAL, from the coding sequence ATGAATCGTTCATTGGGCGCAGCGGAACACCTGCTCTGGCGCCTGTCGCAGACCCGTCCCGTCAACGCCGTCCTGTGCGCGAGCCTCACGGGGCCGCTGAGCACGGAGTGGCTCAGGGATGCACTGGATGCCATCCAGCGGAGGCACGCCCTGCTGGCCGTGCGCATCCGCACCGACGGGGAGGGCCGCCCGTACTTCGACTCGGAGGCGGTGGCGCCCATCCCCCTGCGCTGCCTGCCCCGGCGGGACGAGGCGCACTGGGTGTACGAAGTAGAGGAGGCGCTCACCCGGCCCTTCGCTCCTGAAGAGGGGCCCCTGCTGCGCGCGACGCTCCTTCAGGGCGTCGAGGCCCATGAGCTGCTGCTGACCTTCGACCACGCCATCGGAGATGGCATGTCCGCGGCCCTGCTCCTGAGAGACCTCTTGCGAGAGCTCTCCCAGCCAGGAACCTGCCAGGGATTGCCGCCGCCCGTGGCTTGCGAGGAGCTCCTGCCCCCGGGCCTGGGCCGGCCGCCGCGCGCCCACCTGCGGGTCCTCCCGGACGGAGCGCCGTCCGTGGCGGCGGTGCCGGGCAGCGCGGTGCGCCTGCTCACCCGGGACCTGTCGGCGGAGGACACCGCCCGGCTCGTGGAGGTGAGCCGCCATGAGCGCACCAGTGTCCACGGAGCCCTGTGCGCGGCCTTCCTCCTGGCGCTGGTCGACGAGGCAGGCTCGCGCGACGCGGTGGGGTTGCGCGTGATGTCGCCCGTCAACCTGCGCGAGCACCTGAGCCCTCCGGTGACGGAGGCCTTCGTGCCCTGCTTCGCACGGCAGCTCACCCGGCACCGGCTCTCCTCCACGAGCCCCTTCTGGGAGGTGGCGCGCGACGTGAAACAGCAGCTCCAGCGGGACACCGGGGGGCACGGGAAGTTCGCCCACCTGCTCGAGGTGAAGGACTTCCTGGCCACCGCGCCCGACGCCCCCGGGCTCCAGGCCTTCGTGAAGGACGTGATGGGCTCGGAGCTGACGGTGACCAACCTGGGCCGCTGGGGCCACGCGGAGCAGTACGGCGCCCTCCGGCTGCGGCGGCTGCACGTGACGGTCTCCGGACTGGCGCCGCTCATCGTGGGCGTGACGACCGTGGGAGGGCGCCTGAGCCTGTGCTCGCGTTTCCTGGAGTCCGCGCTCCCGGTGCAGCGGGCCCTGCGCATCCAGTGGGGAGCGTGGGAGCGGCTCCAGTCCGCGCTCCAGCTCACATCCACACAACGTGCCCTCTAA
- a CDS encoding serine hydrolase domain-containing protein — translation MVLLGIAGAVSGCGGDDEPTTSLHADLQATMEDVVARGVTPGVALVVSSGKGPSWSGAAGLGDVERKLPMSAQDSFRAGSILKTLVATAVLQSVERNVLSLDDTLTERLPASVTARIANAESITLAMLLGHRSGIPEWVTDEVTLAIMSDPEHVWTLDEILGIAEAQPPVFAPGARYSYSNTNYVLLGEVLSVAEGRSWREVLRERVISRAGLSNTSLPEPGTPGCAASCARGYVPFEDALLDFTVVDPSMAGASGGRALVTTASDLNAFFKQLRSGALFERAATLEAMLSFQSAPEPESRLVGYGLGVMQLDSQGTIAIGHLGTTAGYQSFMLYVPETDRYITGVINVMGDLAAVLVPVLDRVSRP, via the coding sequence GTGGTGCTCCTCGGTATCGCCGGAGCGGTCAGCGGCTGCGGTGGCGACGACGAACCCACCACGTCGCTGCACGCTGACCTGCAGGCCACCATGGAGGACGTCGTCGCCAGGGGCGTCACTCCCGGTGTCGCCCTGGTCGTCTCCTCGGGCAAGGGCCCGTCCTGGTCGGGTGCGGCGGGGCTCGGCGACGTCGAGCGGAAGCTGCCGATGTCCGCGCAGGACTCCTTTCGCGCCGGCAGCATCCTGAAGACGCTCGTCGCCACCGCCGTGCTGCAGTCCGTCGAGCGCAACGTGCTCTCGCTGGACGACACCCTGACGGAGCGGCTGCCGGCGAGTGTGACGGCCCGTATCGCGAATGCGGAGTCCATCACCCTGGCCATGCTGCTCGGGCACCGGTCTGGCATCCCGGAGTGGGTCACGGATGAAGTCACCCTGGCCATCATGTCCGACCCGGAGCACGTCTGGACGCTCGACGAGATTCTCGGCATCGCCGAAGCGCAGCCGCCGGTCTTCGCTCCCGGGGCGCGGTACAGCTACTCGAACACCAACTACGTGCTCCTCGGCGAAGTCCTCTCGGTCGCGGAAGGTCGCAGCTGGCGCGAGGTCCTCCGCGAGCGGGTCATCTCGCGAGCCGGGCTCTCGAACACGAGCCTGCCCGAGCCCGGAACCCCTGGCTGCGCGGCGTCCTGCGCCCGTGGGTACGTCCCGTTCGAAGACGCGCTGCTGGACTTCACCGTCGTCGACCCGTCGATGGCCGGCGCCTCCGGCGGTCGTGCCCTGGTGACCACGGCCTCCGACCTCAACGCGTTCTTCAAGCAGCTCCGCTCCGGTGCGCTGTTCGAGCGTGCGGCCACTCTCGAGGCCATGCTCTCGTTCCAGTCAGCCCCCGAGCCCGAGTCCCGGCTGGTCGGCTACGGGCTCGGCGTGATGCAGCTCGACTCCCAGGGGACCATCGCCATCGGGCACCTGGGGACCACGGCGGGCTACCAGAGCTTCATGCTCTATGTGCCAGAGACCGACCGCTACATCACGGGGGTCATCAACGTGATGGGGGACCTGGCCGCGGTGCTCGTGCCTGTGCTGGACCGCGTGTCACGCCCCTGA